One genomic window of Sodaliphilus pleomorphus includes the following:
- a CDS encoding site-specific integrase has translation MKSTFSVIYYLKRQVVKKDGTVPVMGRITVDGSQTQFSCKLTVDPKLWDTKGGRVTGRSAAALETNRMLDKMRVRINRHYQEIMERDNFVSAEKVKNAFLGLEHRYHTLMQVFRQHNEDYEKQVEAGMKAKGTLLKYRTVYKHLQEFLSIRYHVKDIALKELTPAFISDFEMFLRTDKHCCTNTIWLYVCPLRTMVFIAINNEWLTRDPFREYEIKKEETTRSFLTKDEIRLLMEGKLKNAKQELYRDLYLFCVFTGLSFSDMRNLTEENIRTYFDEHEWININRQKTGVVSNIRMLDIAKRIIDKYRGLCENGRIFPVPHYNTCLAGIRAVAKRCGITKHITWHQSRHTAATTVFLSNGVPIETVSSILGHKSIKTTQIYAKITKEKLNQDMENLAARLNNVEEFAGCTI, from the coding sequence ATGAAGAGTACATTTTCAGTAATCTACTACCTCAAGCGTCAGGTAGTGAAAAAAGACGGGACAGTTCCCGTCATGGGACGTATCACGGTGGACGGAAGCCAGACGCAGTTCAGCTGCAAGCTAACTGTCGATCCGAAATTGTGGGACACCAAAGGGGGGCGTGTCACGGGCAGAAGCGCGGCGGCACTCGAAACGAACCGTATGCTTGACAAGATGCGGGTACGCATCAACAGGCACTATCAGGAAATCATGGAGCGTGACAACTTCGTCTCTGCTGAAAAGGTGAAAAACGCTTTTCTTGGACTAGAACACCGCTACCACACGCTGATGCAGGTGTTCCGCCAGCATAACGAGGACTACGAGAAACAGGTGGAGGCAGGCATGAAAGCCAAAGGCACGCTGTTGAAGTACCGCACCGTTTACAAGCACCTGCAAGAGTTCCTTAGCATTCGCTACCATGTGAAGGACATCGCCCTGAAAGAGCTTACCCCGGCTTTCATCTCCGACTTCGAGATGTTCCTGCGCACGGACAAGCACTGCTGTACCAATACCATCTGGCTGTATGTCTGCCCGCTACGGACGATGGTGTTCATCGCCATCAACAATGAGTGGCTGACACGCGACCCGTTTCGCGAGTATGAAATCAAGAAGGAGGAAACGACACGCAGTTTCCTGACCAAAGACGAAATACGCCTGCTGATGGAGGGGAAACTGAAAAACGCCAAACAGGAATTGTACCGTGACCTCTACCTGTTCTGTGTGTTCACCGGGCTGTCGTTCTCGGATATGCGCAACCTCACGGAAGAGAATATCCGCACCTATTTCGACGAACACGAGTGGATAAACATCAACCGCCAGAAGACGGGGGTGGTGTCTAACATCCGTATGCTTGACATAGCGAAGCGCATCATCGACAAATACCGTGGGCTGTGCGAAAACGGCAGGATTTTCCCTGTACCCCACTACAACACGTGCCTTGCCGGAATCCGTGCCGTCGCCAAGCGTTGCGGTATCACCAAGCATATTACATGGCATCAAAGCCGCCACACGGCAGCCACGACGGTGTTCCTCTCCAACGGCGTACCCATCGAAACGGTCAGTTCCATACTGGGACACAAGAGCATAAAGACGACGCAGATTTACGCGAAGATAACCAAAGAAAAACTCAATCAGGACATGGAGAACCTTGCCGCAAGGTTAAACAACGTCGAGGAATTTGCAGGTTGCACCATCTAA